Proteins encoded within one genomic window of Bombus vancouverensis nearcticus chromosome 4, iyBomVanc1_principal, whole genome shotgun sequence:
- the LOC117160922 gene encoding uncharacterized protein LOC117160922 isoform X1, whose translation MTDTQYSNYQQQGYNQYSQPPPSGGQDTSYPPPSSSGGGGGGYNQYSQPPPNSGSNYGSGYNSYNSSGGQDYNQSQNQNSYPNSYGSGGGSGNGSSGNYSGSYGHGGGGSGGYNRNSSGGGYGGGQGGGGGSRYGDRGGYSDRSGGSYNSGGGRGGYNKGGYGDRGGGNDGMVTQEDTIFVSGMDPSISEEEICQHFGAIGIIKNDKRTGKPKVWMYKDKNTGKSKGEATVTYDDQNAARSAIDWFDGKEFKGRTIKVQIAQHKSSWQGNRSGGSRGGGGRGRGSGGFGSRGGGGDRDDHHRGGGGDDRRDGGGRGGDWRCPNPECGNTNFAWRDQCNLCKSLKPEGAGSSSGGGRGNRGGDRGGRGGFRSDRGGRGGDRGGRGGFRGGDRGGRGGRGGPMRGGGGRGDRDRDRQRPY comes from the exons ATGACGGACACTC AGTATTCGAATTACCAACAACAGGGATACAATCAGTACAGTCAGCCACCACCTTCTGGTGGTCAGGATACTTCGTATCCACCACCTTCTAgcagtggtggtggtggtggtggctaCAATCAATATAGTCAACCACCACCAAATAGTGGAAGCAATTATGGCAGCGGTTACAACAGTTACAATTCCAGCGGTGGCCAAGACTACAATCAATCACAAAATCAAAACAGTTACCCAAATAGTTATGGCAGTGGAGGTGGCTCTGGAAATGGTAGCAGTGGCAATTATAGTGGCAGTTATGGTCATGGAGGTGGAGGCAGTGGAGGCTATAATCGTAATAGTTCTGGTGGAGGCTATGGTGGag GTCAAGGAGGAGGTGGTGGCAGTAGATATGGAGATCGCGGGGGATACAGTGACCGCTCTGGCGGTAGCTACAA CAGTGGCGGTGGCCGTGGTGGTTATAACAAAG GGGGCTACGGTGACCGCGGTGGTGGCAACGATGGGATGGTTACACAAGAAGATACTATTTTTGTATCTGGTATGGATCCTTCAATTTCAGAAGAAGAAATTTGTCAACACTTTGGAGCCATTGGTATTATCAAG AATGACAAGCGGACAGGAAAACCCAAAGTGTGGATGTACAAAGATAAAAACACTGGTAAATCGAAAGGCGAAGCTACCGTGACTTACGATGATCAGAATGCTGCGCGTTCTGCGATAGACTGGTTTGATGGAAAAGAATTCAAAGGTCGAACTATAAAAGTACAAATTGCCCAGCACAAAAGCAGTTGGCAAGGTAATCGTAGTGGTGGAAGTCGTGGTGGAGGTGGTCGAGGTCGTGGAAGTGGTGGTTTTGGGAGCCGTGGAGGTGGCGGTGACAGAGATGATCATCAtcgtggtggtggtggtgatgaTAGACGTGATGGAGGTGGTCGTGGAGGAGATTGGAG GTGTCCCAATCCAGAATGTGGTAATACAAACTTTGCTTGGAGGGACCAGTGTAACCTCTGCAAAAGTCTAAAACCAGAAGGTGCTGGTAGTAGCAGTGGGGGTGGAAGAGGAAATCGTGGTGGAGATCGAGGTGGTCGAGGAGGCTTCAGAAGTGACAGAGGTGGTCGAGGTGGAGATAGGGGTGGTCGAGGAGGTTTCCGTGGTGGAGACAGGGGCGGAAGGGGCGGACGAGGTGGTCCAATGAGAGGCGGTGGAGG CCGAGGAGACAGAGATAGGGATCGTCAGCGCCCTTActaa
- the LOC117160922 gene encoding uncharacterized protein LOC117160922 isoform X2 — protein MTDTQYSNYQQQGYNQYSQPPPSGGQDTSYPPPSSSGGGGGGYNQYSQPPPNSGSNYGSGYNSYNSSGGQDYNQSQNQNSYPNSYGSGGGSGNGSSGNYSGSYGHGGGGSGGYNRNSSGGGYGGGQGGGGGSRYGDRGGYSDRSGGSYNGGGRGGYNKGGYGDRGGGNDGMVTQEDTIFVSGMDPSISEEEICQHFGAIGIIKNDKRTGKPKVWMYKDKNTGKSKGEATVTYDDQNAARSAIDWFDGKEFKGRTIKVQIAQHKSSWQGNRSGGSRGGGGRGRGSGGFGSRGGGGDRDDHHRGGGGDDRRDGGGRGGDWRCPNPECGNTNFAWRDQCNLCKSLKPEGAGSSSGGGRGNRGGDRGGRGGFRSDRGGRGGDRGGRGGFRGGDRGGRGGRGGPMRGGGGRGDRDRDRQRPY, from the exons ATGACGGACACTC AGTATTCGAATTACCAACAACAGGGATACAATCAGTACAGTCAGCCACCACCTTCTGGTGGTCAGGATACTTCGTATCCACCACCTTCTAgcagtggtggtggtggtggtggctaCAATCAATATAGTCAACCACCACCAAATAGTGGAAGCAATTATGGCAGCGGTTACAACAGTTACAATTCCAGCGGTGGCCAAGACTACAATCAATCACAAAATCAAAACAGTTACCCAAATAGTTATGGCAGTGGAGGTGGCTCTGGAAATGGTAGCAGTGGCAATTATAGTGGCAGTTATGGTCATGGAGGTGGAGGCAGTGGAGGCTATAATCGTAATAGTTCTGGTGGAGGCTATGGTGGag GTCAAGGAGGAGGTGGTGGCAGTAGATATGGAGATCGCGGGGGATACAGTGACCGCTCTGGCGGTAGCTACAA TGGCGGTGGCCGTGGTGGTTATAACAAAG GGGGCTACGGTGACCGCGGTGGTGGCAACGATGGGATGGTTACACAAGAAGATACTATTTTTGTATCTGGTATGGATCCTTCAATTTCAGAAGAAGAAATTTGTCAACACTTTGGAGCCATTGGTATTATCAAG AATGACAAGCGGACAGGAAAACCCAAAGTGTGGATGTACAAAGATAAAAACACTGGTAAATCGAAAGGCGAAGCTACCGTGACTTACGATGATCAGAATGCTGCGCGTTCTGCGATAGACTGGTTTGATGGAAAAGAATTCAAAGGTCGAACTATAAAAGTACAAATTGCCCAGCACAAAAGCAGTTGGCAAGGTAATCGTAGTGGTGGAAGTCGTGGTGGAGGTGGTCGAGGTCGTGGAAGTGGTGGTTTTGGGAGCCGTGGAGGTGGCGGTGACAGAGATGATCATCAtcgtggtggtggtggtgatgaTAGACGTGATGGAGGTGGTCGTGGAGGAGATTGGAG GTGTCCCAATCCAGAATGTGGTAATACAAACTTTGCTTGGAGGGACCAGTGTAACCTCTGCAAAAGTCTAAAACCAGAAGGTGCTGGTAGTAGCAGTGGGGGTGGAAGAGGAAATCGTGGTGGAGATCGAGGTGGTCGAGGAGGCTTCAGAAGTGACAGAGGTGGTCGAGGTGGAGATAGGGGTGGTCGAGGAGGTTTCCGTGGTGGAGACAGGGGCGGAAGGGGCGGACGAGGTGGTCCAATGAGAGGCGGTGGAGG CCGAGGAGACAGAGATAGGGATCGTCAGCGCCCTTActaa
- the MED19 gene encoding mediator complex subunit 19, with amino-acid sequence MMMGDQFRSKVEQYSPKSSPRGARSPVVSRQDSTGTLKTTISLGKNPSIVHSGPFYLMKEPPGESELTGATNLMTYYGLEHSYSKFSGKKLKEQLSSFLPNLPGIIDRPGHLDNSSLRSVIEKPPIGGKDLIPLTSVQLAGFRLHPGPLPEQYRYVNQAPQRKHKNKHKKHKHKPGEVPSGQEATATDIGGSDTHEKKHKKQKRHDEEKEARKKRKKEKKRKKQKHSPEYSGGLTPSQHSNS; translated from the exons ATGATGATGGGCGATCAGTTTCGTAGCAAAGTGGAACAATACTCACCAAAGTCATCACCCAGGGGTGCACGATCCCCTGTTGTTTCACGTCAAGATTCAACAGGGACTCTTAAGACAACCATTTCCCTGGGTAAAAATCCTTCCATTGTACACAGTGGGCCATTTTACTTGATGAAGGAACCCCCAG GAGAAAGTGAACTCACTGGGGCAACAAATTTAATGACCTATTATGGACTAGAACATTCTTATAGCAAATTTAGtgggaaaaaattaaaagaacaactttcatcgtttcttccAAATTTACCTGGAATTATAGACAGACCTGGTCATTTGGATAATAG TTCATTAAGATCTGTAATTGAAAAGCCTCCAATAGGAGGGAAAGATTTAATACCACTAACCAGTGTTCAGTTAGCTGGTTTTCGTTTACATCCTGGTCCT ctACCAGAGCAATATCGTTATGTTAATCAAGCTCCACAAAGAAAACAcaaaaataaacataaaaaacataaacataaaccaGGAGAAGTACCTAGTGGTCAAGAGGCAACAGCAACAGATATTGGCGGTTCAGATACCCATGAGAAAAagcataaaaaacaaaaacgaCACGATGAAGAGAAAGAAGCTAGAAAAAAGcgtaagaaagagaaaaagagaaaaaaacaaaaacacAGCCCTGAATATAGTGGTGGTTTAACGCCATCTCAGCATTCCAATTCGTGA
- the BI-1 gene encoding bax Inhibitor-1 → MAAVLNTFVNSFTKKLEPPVRQHLKNVYGCLSMSMLSAAGGVYIHMFSELLRANLLTTLGTLGLLFTLINTPDNGKNQKLRLSYLLGFAFFSGLGLGPLLQLVMSVNPTVIVTALIGTIVIFVSFSISSLLAERGRWLYLGGTLISLLNIMVLFSFVNLFLRWTIFYQAYLYIGLFLMCGFVIYDTQLIIEKYHMGSKDFILHSLDLFVDFVNIFRHLLIILTQKEILKDQRKRRD, encoded by the exons ATGGCAGCAGTATTGAACACATTTGTGAACTCTTTCACTAAGAAATT GGAACCCCCAGTTAGGCAACACTTGAAAAATGTCTATGGATGTCTGTCCATGTCAATGCTATCAGCTGCTGGAGGAGTTTACATTCACATGTTCTCAGAGCTCTTACGAGCCAATTTGTTAACGACTCTTGGTACATTGGGTCTGCTTTTTACTTTAATTAATACACCAGACAATGGAAAAAATCAAAAGTTACGACTTAGCTATCTCCTGGGATTTGCATTCTTTTCTGGGCTTGGTCTGGGTCCTTTACTTCAATTGGTTATGAGTGTCAATCCAACTGTTATAGTAACTGCACTGATTG GAACAATTGTTATATTTGTATCATTCAGTATTTCCTCCCTTTTGGCTGAAAGAGGACGTTGGTTATATCTTGGTGGTACCTTAATTAGCTTGCTGAATATTATGGTTTTGTTTTCATTTGTCAATCTATTTTTACGTTGGACCATTTTCTACCAAGCCTATTTATATATTGGACTGTTTTTAATGTGTGGTTTTGTTATTTATGATACACAATTGATTATTGAAAAATACCACATGGGTAGCAAAGATTTCATTCTACATTCTCTAGATCTATTTGTAGATTTCGTCAACATTTTCCGTCACCTCCTCATAATCCTTACACAGAAG GAGATATTAAAAGATCAACGTAAACGCAGAGATTAA
- the LOC117160922 gene encoding RNA-binding protein cabeza isoform X3 — MAAVTTVTIPAVAKTTINHKIKTVTQIVMAVEVALEMVAVAIIVAVMVMEVEAVEAIIVIVLVEAMVEVKEEVVAVDMEIAGDTVTALAVATRGYGDRGGGNDGMVTQEDTIFVSGMDPSISEEEICQHFGAIGIIKNDKRTGKPKVWMYKDKNTGKSKGEATVTYDDQNAARSAIDWFDGKEFKGRTIKVQIAQHKSSWQGNRSGGSRGGGGRGRGSGGFGSRGGGGDRDDHHRGGGGDDRRDGGGRGGDWRCPNPECGNTNFAWRDQCNLCKSLKPEGAGSSSGGGRGNRGGDRGGRGGFRSDRGGRGGDRGGRGGFRGGDRGGRGGRGGPMRGGGGRGDRDRDRQRPY; from the exons ATGGCAGCGGTTACAACAGTTACAATTCCAGCGGTGGCCAAGACTACAATCAATCACAAAATCAAAACAGTTACCCAAATAGTTATGGCAGTGGAGGTGGCTCTGGAAATGGTAGCAGTGGCAATTATAGTGGCAGTTATGGTCATGGAGGTGGAGGCAGTGGAGGCTATAATCGTAATAGTTCTGGTGGAGGCTATGGTGGag GTCAAGGAGGAGGTGGTGGCAGTAGATATGGAGATCGCGGGGGATACAGTGACCGCTCTGGCGGTAGCTACAA GGGGCTACGGTGACCGCGGTGGTGGCAACGATGGGATGGTTACACAAGAAGATACTATTTTTGTATCTGGTATGGATCCTTCAATTTCAGAAGAAGAAATTTGTCAACACTTTGGAGCCATTGGTATTATCAAG AATGACAAGCGGACAGGAAAACCCAAAGTGTGGATGTACAAAGATAAAAACACTGGTAAATCGAAAGGCGAAGCTACCGTGACTTACGATGATCAGAATGCTGCGCGTTCTGCGATAGACTGGTTTGATGGAAAAGAATTCAAAGGTCGAACTATAAAAGTACAAATTGCCCAGCACAAAAGCAGTTGGCAAGGTAATCGTAGTGGTGGAAGTCGTGGTGGAGGTGGTCGAGGTCGTGGAAGTGGTGGTTTTGGGAGCCGTGGAGGTGGCGGTGACAGAGATGATCATCAtcgtggtggtggtggtgatgaTAGACGTGATGGAGGTGGTCGTGGAGGAGATTGGAG GTGTCCCAATCCAGAATGTGGTAATACAAACTTTGCTTGGAGGGACCAGTGTAACCTCTGCAAAAGTCTAAAACCAGAAGGTGCTGGTAGTAGCAGTGGGGGTGGAAGAGGAAATCGTGGTGGAGATCGAGGTGGTCGAGGAGGCTTCAGAAGTGACAGAGGTGGTCGAGGTGGAGATAGGGGTGGTCGAGGAGGTTTCCGTGGTGGAGACAGGGGCGGAAGGGGCGGACGAGGTGGTCCAATGAGAGGCGGTGGAGG CCGAGGAGACAGAGATAGGGATCGTCAGCGCCCTTActaa
- the LOC143302567 gene encoding LOW QUALITY PROTEIN: uncharacterized protein LOC143302567 (The sequence of the model RefSeq protein was modified relative to this genomic sequence to represent the inferred CDS: inserted 1 base in 1 codon; substituted 5 bases at 5 genomic stop codons): NLGRYPLHYAALXKDIKSASLLLRNGALVNIYDVFYESPLYTSVIXRSSLPMIKLLILHYCFIHTKSNQISLGLFLKATFCTXKVXDIEILGFLFRKIADTTDFMGLHKPLYISPMTENMKLIIYLIEKXANXNRKNRAGHIPMDVTLMYRNINIAQLIQNLLSEELKIHRILTINFIKNFMND; this comes from the exons AATTTAGGTAGATATCCTTTGCATTATGCTGCTCTTTGAAAGGATATTAAAAGTGCTTCCCTATTATTAAGAAATGGTGCACttgtaaatatttatgatgTCTTTTATGAAAGCCCTTTGTATACTAGTGTCATATGAAGATCTTCCCTTCCTatgattaaattattaatattgc ACTATTGTTTCATTCATACTAAATCAAATCAAATTTCATTAGGTTTATTTCTTAAAGCTACTTTCTGTACATGAAAGGTATAGGATATAGAAATACTTGGTTTTCTATTTCGAAAAATTGCAGATACAACAGATTTTATGGGTTTACACAAGCCGTTATATATATCACCTATgacagaaaatatgaaattaattat TTATCTTATTGAGAAGTGAGCAA CAAATCGGAAAAACAGAGCCGGTCATATACCAATGGATGTAACTTTAATGTatcgtaatattaatattgcacAATTAATACAAAACTTACTTtcagaagaattaaaaatacacAGGATACTAACCATCAATTTTATAAAGAATTTTATGAACGATTAG